Proteins co-encoded in one Marinobacter qingdaonensis genomic window:
- a CDS encoding TRAP transporter permease, translating to MSSETEQSSSPENISGIRQLTGFWLWVPRLATVVLTLLTLDYLFNLQLINVVTQVESQFFYCVVTLMLPLVYLLWPMNRFAPKDRVPWYDAALFVATAGICGFFVINAEPILDRGWEYAAPDYAMVMSFLLWGVIIEAVRRAGGLPIATIVGIASLYPIFADLVPGPIQGFPSSPEQTAIYHAMSRESVMGIPLQAFANLVIGFLLFGVALQQTGGGKFFINLAFALLGHVRGGPAKVAVFSSGLMGSMSGSVITNVLTTGVLSIPAMRRVGFGRSYAAGVEACASTGGVLMPPVMGATAFIMAAFLNVPYGTIALAAAVPSVLYFLGLFIQIDAYAARHDLKGLPAEELPSIRQTLKEGWYFIFVFALLIWLLFFLRQEATAPFYATALLLVINQILPYQRWGWQQVKDFFSSSGKLFAELIAILAGVGLLVGALSVTGLSGTIANDLIFLAGGNTLVLLLMGALTSFILGIGMTVTAAYIFLAVALAPALINGGGMDPLAVHLFILYWGMLSFITPPVALGAFAAATVAGSRPMETGVQAMRLGSVIYFIPFLFVLNPALIFQGSWSDILVVITQAIAGVLLIAGSMQGYLLGVGNLTHSRHLQWPIRLALVAGGLLLAIPGGGPVPLSNLELSMISAALIVPAIVAASIASRRNRAIAPDRRYQRTV from the coding sequence ATGTCTTCTGAAACGGAACAATCGTCCTCGCCGGAGAACATCTCCGGTATCCGCCAGCTCACCGGTTTCTGGCTCTGGGTACCACGACTGGCCACCGTCGTCCTGACGCTGCTGACCCTGGATTACCTGTTCAACCTGCAGTTGATCAACGTGGTGACCCAGGTCGAAAGCCAGTTCTTCTACTGCGTCGTCACCCTGATGCTGCCGCTGGTGTATTTGCTCTGGCCCATGAACCGGTTCGCCCCGAAGGACCGGGTGCCCTGGTACGACGCCGCCCTGTTCGTCGCCACCGCGGGCATCTGCGGCTTCTTCGTGATCAATGCCGAACCGATCCTGGACCGAGGCTGGGAATACGCCGCCCCGGATTACGCCATGGTGATGAGCTTCCTGCTCTGGGGCGTGATCATCGAAGCGGTGCGCCGGGCTGGCGGCCTGCCCATCGCCACCATCGTCGGCATCGCCAGCCTCTACCCCATCTTCGCGGACCTGGTACCGGGCCCGATCCAGGGTTTCCCGTCCTCGCCGGAACAGACCGCCATCTACCACGCCATGAGCCGTGAAAGCGTGATGGGCATTCCGCTGCAGGCCTTTGCCAACCTGGTGATCGGGTTCCTGCTGTTCGGCGTGGCGCTGCAGCAAACCGGCGGCGGCAAGTTTTTCATCAACCTGGCGTTCGCCCTGCTCGGCCACGTGCGCGGCGGCCCGGCCAAGGTCGCGGTGTTCTCCAGCGGCCTGATGGGGTCCATGAGCGGCAGTGTGATCACCAACGTACTGACCACCGGGGTGCTGTCGATTCCCGCCATGCGCCGGGTCGGCTTCGGTCGCTCTTACGCCGCCGGCGTCGAGGCCTGTGCCTCCACCGGGGGTGTCCTGATGCCGCCGGTGATGGGCGCCACCGCCTTCATCATGGCGGCGTTCCTGAACGTGCCCTACGGCACCATTGCCCTGGCCGCGGCGGTCCCGTCGGTGCTCTATTTCCTGGGCCTGTTCATCCAGATCGATGCCTACGCTGCCCGCCATGACCTCAAGGGTCTGCCGGCGGAGGAGCTGCCGTCGATCCGCCAGACCCTCAAGGAAGGCTGGTACTTCATCTTCGTGTTTGCGCTGCTGATCTGGCTGCTGTTCTTCCTGCGCCAGGAGGCCACCGCGCCCTTCTACGCCACCGCGCTGCTGCTGGTGATCAACCAGATCCTGCCCTACCAGCGCTGGGGCTGGCAGCAGGTGAAGGACTTCTTCTCCAGTTCCGGCAAGCTGTTCGCCGAACTGATCGCCATTCTGGCCGGGGTCGGCCTGCTGGTGGGTGCCCTGTCGGTGACCGGCCTGTCCGGCACCATCGCCAACGACCTGATCTTCCTGGCCGGCGGCAACACCCTGGTATTGCTGCTGATGGGTGCCCTGACCAGCTTCATCCTCGGCATCGGCATGACCGTCACCGCCGCCTACATCTTCCTGGCCGTGGCCCTGGCGCCGGCGCTGATCAACGGCGGCGGCATGGACCCGCTGGCGGTGCACCTGTTCATCCTGTACTGGGGCATGCTCAGCTTCATCACCCCGCCGGTCGCCCTCGGCGCCTTCGCCGCCGCCACCGTGGCCGGCTCCCGGCCCATGGAAACCGGGGTACAGGCGATGCGCCTAGGTAGCGTGATCTACTTCATTCCGTTCCTGTTCGTGCTTAACCCGGCGCTGATTTTCCAGGGCAGCTGGTCCGACATCCTGGTGGTGATCACCCAGGCGATCGCCGGGGTGCTGTTGATCGCCGGGTCCATGCAGGGCTACCTGCTGGGCGTCGGCAACCTGACCCACAGCCGGCACCTGCAGTGGCCCATCCGCCTGGCGCTGGTCGCCGGCGGCCTGTTGCTGGCGATTCCAGGCGGCGGGCCGGTACCCCTGAGCAATCTGGAGTTGTCGATGATCAGCGCCGCGTTGATTGTGCCGGCGATCGTGGCGGCCTCGATCGCCAGCCGCAGGAACCGGGCGATCGCGCCAGACCGGCGCTATCAGCGCACGGTGTAA
- a CDS encoding EAL domain-containing protein: MTSATNFSRKRNAILAAALAGMVLVVLWFTDALRDLDRQIQDQWFALLAAPVATDMVIVEIDSASIADVGLWPWPRELFAQALQHLEAADVRSIMVDVDFSARSRPDQDQALAQALAAVSLPVYLPAFVQQTSSVDNTLMLRQPLPEFAEHAQLVSVNLHPDTDGLVRRLGTGFNWQGQLFPGAWIAMTSGAHTATWIDFSISPSSFDYVSFSDLIAGRIDPERLRDKKIFLGATAIELGDTLAVPVHRALPGVVLQALGTETLNRGGLYRLTAAAEGTLLLLAWLLAALVFPRLTWTQGLAVLALALIAAPLAAVFAFQNLHLILNIVSPTLALVLVYVAANIARLDAVTLEHLWLQITLRDHQAIHDRIIATANDCILCLNQQGQITQANPAMLHLSHSSSAQLIGSHVRDWLPDIDSELANLSGKPFDTVLLASDHREVPVEAIISTVDLSAEPLYTIVLRDLTDRVERERELEYQATHDLLTGLLNWPALFSRINQDLRQGQTGSLLAVNLDYFHEVNDTYGQATGDHVLKTIAARIAHTVSDRHPAGWVARVGGDSFAVWLQGLGFADGGQDLAEAIMAAVEQPLPQGPHGTDGDITLQVFCTIGIGNAATAVPEPIGTASPEFRSAKALWRCAEDALRRAKARQIAMHCYSTADQLAAGQRLQLVPAIRANIESDAFNLLYQPKIDLATMGAFGCEALLRWPSDRGPVVPVMTLIEVAENSRQIAPLTRWVVQTILAQERDWQARGLPRHMAINVSARLMQDRHFITELQALLASSTGYFHFEFEITETALMSSRELAVELASSLAQSGSSLAIDDFGTGYSSLAYLKDLDASILKIDKSFVTNIDTHRDNQAIVRSTIKMAHELGMQVVAEGIETERDERYLQSLGCDYGQGYYYAKPLTVEQLAQWLAGRQQQTTETNHRWPSDLQPFRR, encoded by the coding sequence ATGACCAGTGCCACTAACTTTAGCCGCAAACGCAATGCCATACTGGCGGCCGCGCTGGCCGGGATGGTGCTGGTGGTGCTGTGGTTCACGGATGCGCTTCGGGACCTAGACCGCCAGATCCAGGATCAGTGGTTCGCGCTGCTGGCGGCCCCGGTGGCAACGGACATGGTCATTGTCGAGATTGACTCCGCCAGCATCGCCGATGTTGGTCTGTGGCCCTGGCCGCGAGAGCTGTTTGCCCAAGCATTGCAGCACCTGGAAGCGGCCGACGTGCGCTCAATCATGGTCGATGTCGACTTCAGCGCCCGCTCCCGGCCAGATCAGGACCAAGCCCTGGCCCAGGCGCTGGCGGCGGTATCCCTGCCGGTCTACCTGCCGGCGTTTGTCCAGCAGACCTCGTCGGTGGATAACACCCTGATGCTGCGACAACCACTGCCGGAATTCGCCGAACACGCCCAGCTGGTGTCGGTGAACCTGCACCCGGACACCGATGGCCTGGTGCGCCGACTGGGAACCGGCTTCAACTGGCAAGGCCAGCTCTTCCCGGGCGCCTGGATTGCCATGACCTCTGGCGCCCACACCGCCACCTGGATCGACTTCAGCATTTCCCCTAGCTCCTTCGATTACGTCAGCTTCTCCGATTTGATCGCGGGGCGGATCGACCCCGAACGGCTACGGGACAAGAAAATCTTCCTCGGTGCCACCGCCATCGAGCTGGGCGACACCCTGGCGGTGCCGGTGCATCGGGCGCTGCCCGGGGTGGTGCTGCAGGCACTGGGCACCGAAACCCTGAACCGGGGCGGCCTGTACCGACTGACGGCCGCAGCCGAGGGCACGTTACTACTGCTGGCCTGGCTACTGGCGGCCCTGGTGTTTCCCCGGCTGACCTGGACTCAGGGGCTGGCCGTCCTTGCGCTGGCTTTGATTGCCGCTCCGCTGGCGGCGGTGTTCGCATTTCAGAACCTGCACCTGATCCTGAACATTGTTTCCCCAACTCTGGCCCTGGTTTTGGTATACGTCGCCGCCAACATTGCCCGGCTCGACGCCGTCACTCTCGAACACTTGTGGCTGCAGATCACCCTGCGGGACCACCAGGCCATCCACGACCGGATCATCGCCACCGCCAACGACTGCATCCTGTGCCTGAACCAACAGGGCCAGATCACTCAGGCCAATCCAGCCATGCTCCACTTGAGCCACTCCTCCTCCGCGCAGCTCATCGGCAGCCACGTGCGGGACTGGCTGCCGGACATCGACTCGGAACTGGCCAACCTGTCGGGCAAGCCGTTCGACACCGTGTTGCTGGCCAGCGACCACCGAGAGGTGCCGGTGGAGGCCATCATCAGCACCGTGGACCTGTCGGCCGAGCCGCTGTACACCATTGTGCTGCGGGATCTGACCGACCGGGTCGAGCGCGAGCGGGAGCTGGAGTACCAGGCCACCCACGATCTACTGACCGGGCTGCTGAACTGGCCCGCGCTTTTCTCCCGCATCAACCAGGACTTGCGCCAGGGGCAAACCGGCAGCCTGTTGGCGGTGAACCTGGACTACTTCCACGAGGTGAACGACACCTATGGCCAGGCGACCGGCGACCATGTGCTGAAAACCATCGCCGCCCGCATCGCCCACACAGTCAGCGACCGGCATCCAGCCGGCTGGGTGGCCCGGGTTGGCGGCGACAGTTTTGCGGTCTGGCTGCAGGGGCTGGGGTTTGCCGACGGCGGCCAGGACCTGGCCGAGGCCATCATGGCGGCGGTCGAGCAGCCCCTGCCCCAGGGTCCGCACGGCACCGACGGCGACATCACCCTGCAGGTGTTCTGCACCATCGGTATCGGCAATGCGGCCACCGCCGTACCGGAGCCAATCGGCACCGCCAGCCCGGAGTTCCGCTCGGCCAAGGCCCTGTGGCGCTGCGCCGAAGATGCCCTGCGTCGGGCCAAGGCCCGTCAGATCGCCATGCACTGCTACAGCACCGCCGACCAGCTCGCGGCCGGTCAGCGCCTGCAACTGGTGCCGGCCATACGCGCCAACATCGAGAGCGACGCCTTCAACCTGCTGTACCAGCCCAAGATTGACCTGGCCACCATGGGGGCCTTTGGCTGTGAGGCACTGCTGCGCTGGCCCTCGGACCGGGGTCCGGTGGTGCCGGTGATGACCCTGATTGAGGTGGCGGAAAACTCCCGGCAGATTGCCCCCCTGACCCGCTGGGTGGTCCAGACCATTCTCGCCCAGGAACGGGACTGGCAGGCCCGTGGCCTGCCGCGCCACATGGCCATCAACGTGTCGGCCCGGCTGATGCAGGACCGGCACTTCATCACCGAGCTGCAGGCGCTGCTGGCCTCCTCCACCGGCTATTTCCATTTCGAGTTCGAGATCACCGAGACCGCGCTGATGAGCTCCCGGGAGCTGGCGGTGGAACTGGCCAGCAGCCTGGCCCAGAGCGGCAGCAGCCTGGCCATCGACGACTTCGGCACCGGCTACTCCTCGCTGGCCTACCTGAAGGATCTGGACGCCTCGATCCTGAAGATCGACAAGTCGTTCGTGACCAACATCGACACCCACCGGGACAACCAGGCCATCGTGCGCTCCACCATCAAGATGGCCCACGAGCTGGGCATGCAGGTGGTGGCCGAGGGCATAGAAACGGAACGGGACGAGCGCTACCTGCAGTCACTGGGCTGCGATTACGGGCAGGGTTACTACTACGCCAAGCCCCTGACCGTGGAGCAACTGGCGCAATGGCTGGCCGGCCGCCAGCAGCAGACCACCGAGACCAACCACCGCTGGCCTTCCGACCTTCAGCCTTTCCGGCGGTAG
- a CDS encoding monovalent cation:proton antiporter-2 (CPA2) family protein, whose protein sequence is MTVYFVQAFIYLVAAVIAVPLAKRFGLGSVLGYLVAGVVIGPVTGLVGQEATTIQHFAEFGVVMMLFLVGMELDPKAFWAMRVRLVGLGGLQVVLTAAAGTAVAWWFELPWQTALTVGLIFALSSTAIVLQTLNEKGLVKTEGGRSAFSVLLFQDIAVIPMLALIPLLSLPELAAEAGADAGHGSSLSLVAHLPAWAHALVVVGAMAAVTVGGYYLSRPLFRYVVQSRLREIFTATALMLVIGIAALMSLVNLSPALGAFMAGVVLANSEFRHELEATIEPFKGLLLGLFFITVGAGIDFQVLAAEWGTVLALGLAVMVVKGLILLMLALLFRIRGSNGWLFTLSLAQAGEFGFVLLTYSVQNSVIPVETSKILSLAVALSMFLTPLLFIVYDRVVLPRYRRSKNDERPADDIHDRAPVIVAGIGRFGQIVCRLLRANNIPIVVLDHEIEQIETVRRIHIKSYFGDASRLDLLETAGIAEARLLVVAIDDRDRTVRMVEQVKKFYPGVWVLARAFDRGHSYQLRKAGADDVVSETYHSALELGGHALTAMGVHPLRAKQMTWTFLDNEQAHEDELFEAWQEIEEGISFSPRYGELFMKLEEALSSAMQQDWEPPTQDDVPIWTPPTDDAGEAQRPGS, encoded by the coding sequence ATGACGGTGTATTTTGTCCAGGCATTCATCTATCTGGTGGCGGCGGTGATCGCCGTGCCGCTGGCCAAGCGGTTCGGGCTCGGCTCGGTGCTGGGCTACCTGGTGGCCGGCGTGGTCATCGGGCCGGTGACCGGGTTGGTCGGGCAGGAGGCCACCACCATCCAACACTTTGCCGAATTCGGCGTGGTGATGATGCTGTTTCTGGTGGGCATGGAGCTGGATCCCAAGGCGTTTTGGGCCATGCGGGTGCGCCTGGTTGGCCTCGGCGGGCTGCAGGTGGTGCTGACCGCGGCCGCCGGCACGGCGGTGGCCTGGTGGTTTGAACTGCCCTGGCAGACCGCACTGACCGTGGGCCTGATCTTCGCCCTGTCGTCCACCGCCATTGTGCTGCAAACCCTGAATGAGAAAGGCCTGGTGAAGACCGAAGGTGGCCGCAGCGCCTTCTCGGTGCTGCTGTTCCAGGACATCGCGGTCATTCCCATGCTGGCGCTGATTCCGCTGCTCAGCCTGCCCGAGCTGGCGGCCGAGGCCGGTGCCGACGCCGGCCACGGCAGCAGCCTGAGCCTGGTGGCGCACCTGCCGGCCTGGGCCCACGCGCTGGTGGTGGTCGGCGCCATGGCGGCGGTGACCGTTGGCGGCTACTACCTGAGCCGGCCGCTGTTCCGGTACGTGGTGCAATCGCGCCTGCGGGAAATCTTCACCGCCACCGCACTGATGCTGGTGATCGGCATCGCGGCGCTGATGAGCCTGGTCAATCTCTCGCCCGCCCTGGGCGCGTTCATGGCCGGCGTGGTGCTGGCCAACAGTGAGTTCCGGCACGAACTGGAAGCCACCATCGAGCCGTTCAAGGGCCTGCTGCTCGGCCTGTTCTTCATCACCGTGGGCGCTGGCATTGATTTCCAGGTGCTGGCGGCGGAGTGGGGCACGGTGCTGGCGCTGGGGCTGGCGGTGATGGTGGTCAAGGGCCTGATCCTGCTGATGCTGGCCCTGCTGTTCCGGATTCGCGGCAGCAACGGCTGGCTGTTCACCCTGAGCCTGGCCCAGGCCGGGGAATTCGGCTTCGTGCTGCTGACCTACAGCGTGCAGAACTCGGTGATCCCGGTCGAGACCTCGAAGATCCTGTCCCTGGCGGTGGCCCTGTCCATGTTCCTCACCCCGCTGCTGTTCATCGTCTACGACCGGGTGGTGCTGCCCCGGTACCGCCGGTCCAAGAACGACGAGCGCCCGGCCGATGACATCCACGACCGGGCGCCGGTCATAGTCGCCGGCATCGGCCGCTTCGGGCAAATCGTGTGCCGGCTGCTGCGCGCCAACAACATCCCCATCGTGGTGCTGGACCATGAGATCGAGCAGATCGAAACGGTCCGGCGCATCCACATCAAGAGCTACTTTGGCGACGCCAGCCGCCTCGACCTGCTGGAGACCGCCGGCATCGCCGAGGCCCGGCTGCTGGTGGTGGCCATCGATGACCGGGACCGGACCGTGCGCATGGTGGAGCAGGTGAAGAAGTTCTACCCCGGGGTCTGGGTCCTGGCCCGGGCCTTTGACCGCGGCCACAGCTACCAGCTGCGCAAGGCCGGTGCCGACGACGTGGTGAGCGAGACCTACCACTCGGCGCTGGAACTGGGCGGCCACGCCCTGACCGCCATGGGCGTGCACCCGCTGCGGGCCAAGCAGATGACCTGGACCTTCCTGGACAACGAGCAGGCCCACGAGGACGAGCTGTTCGAGGCCTGGCAGGAAATCGAGGAGGGCATCAGCTTCAGCCCGCGCTACGGCGAGCTGTTCATGAAGCTGGAGGAGGCCCTGAGCAGCGCCATGCAGCAGGACTGGGAGCCGCCGACCCAGGACGACGTGCCGATCTGGACACCCCCGACCGACGACGCCGGCGAGGCCCAGCGACCGGGGTCCTGA
- a CDS encoding acetyltransferase, with the protein MAERATGHLIEIADTHALFDPHITRVKGCMHYGEEAQDPEFFEKSALGFPSGEALPKCWTDPFYRRKG; encoded by the coding sequence ATGGCAGAACGCGCAACCGGTCATCTGATCGAGATTGCCGATACCCACGCCCTGTTCGACCCCCACATCACCCGGGTCAAAGGCTGCATGCACTACGGCGAGGAGGCCCAGGACCCGGAATTCTTTGAGAAATCGGCCCTGGGGTTCCCGTCCGGCGAAGCCCTGCCCAAGTGCTGGACGGACCCCTTCTACCGCCGGAAAGGCTGA
- a CDS encoding histone deacetylase, with protein MSEPSKVTVFYDDRVLNHSPDVNAAFLPGRLDKRVRSILSGLNVQWKYPEHPGRIQAILDLLERDPIAGLEFAGGQVATREQLGRVHTTSYLDDVFSLRDKHAWLDVDTTAVSPGSVEAAEVAAGTAVAAVEAVVSGRTRSAFALVRPPGHHAEPVRARGFCLFNNVAVAAAHAHSELGCERILILDWDAHHGNGTQDIFWADPDVMFFDIHRAAPFYPGSGGLYEVGAGLGEGTTVNVPMPGGAGDVAYLKALNDILVPAAEYFKPDLILVSAGFDAHWYDLALNVSYEGFAAMTGIVRALADRLCDGRLAFVLEGGYNTESLSYGVRSVLDVLAGGPVPEPRVCGMEEVEQAAAYHLSAFTEEPPGH; from the coding sequence GTGTCAGAGCCAAGTAAGGTCACCGTTTTCTACGATGACAGAGTTCTCAACCATTCCCCCGACGTCAACGCGGCCTTCCTGCCGGGGCGTCTCGATAAACGGGTCCGCAGCATTCTCTCGGGCCTGAATGTGCAGTGGAAGTATCCGGAACACCCGGGGCGGATCCAGGCGATTCTGGATCTGCTCGAGCGCGACCCCATTGCCGGCCTGGAGTTTGCCGGCGGTCAGGTGGCCACCCGGGAGCAGCTGGGCCGGGTCCACACCACCTCCTATCTGGACGACGTGTTTTCCCTGCGCGACAAGCATGCCTGGCTTGATGTCGACACCACCGCGGTGTCGCCGGGCAGTGTCGAAGCCGCCGAGGTGGCGGCCGGTACCGCGGTGGCCGCGGTCGAGGCGGTGGTGTCTGGGCGCACCCGCAGCGCTTTTGCCCTGGTGCGACCGCCGGGCCACCACGCCGAACCGGTGCGGGCCCGGGGCTTCTGCCTGTTCAACAACGTGGCGGTGGCGGCCGCCCACGCCCACAGTGAACTGGGCTGCGAGCGCATTCTGATTCTCGACTGGGACGCCCACCACGGCAACGGCACCCAGGACATTTTCTGGGCCGACCCGGACGTGATGTTTTTCGATATCCACCGCGCCGCGCCCTTCTACCCGGGCAGCGGCGGCCTGTACGAGGTCGGGGCGGGCCTGGGTGAAGGCACCACGGTGAATGTGCCCATGCCCGGCGGCGCCGGGGACGTGGCCTACCTCAAGGCCCTGAACGACATCCTGGTGCCGGCGGCCGAGTACTTCAAACCGGACCTGATCCTGGTCTCGGCAGGGTTTGATGCCCACTGGTACGACCTGGCGCTGAACGTCTCCTACGAGGGCTTCGCGGCCATGACCGGCATTGTCCGGGCGCTGGCCGACCGGCTCTGTGACGGCCGGCTGGCGTTCGTGCTGGAGGGCGGTTACAACACCGAATCGCTGTCGTACGGGGTGCGCTCGGTGCTCGATGTGTTGGCTGGCGGTCCGGTGCCGGAGCCCCGGGTGTGCGGCATGGAGGAGGTGGAACAGGCGGCCGCCTATCACCTCAGTGCCTTCACCGAGGAGCCGCCGGGCCACTGA
- a CDS encoding FecR domain-containing protein — translation MNQSTPQTAPVPFLVCLLLTLVLALASAGASAEPVTVDIAQGTVEYRHDSEGPWQAVTAGDSLPIPVEIRTGPDTSAQVRQAGTFFEVSADTHIRLSNEDEQADGLVSRVKQWIGTVFYDVERQPDTFQVETPFLVSTVKGTQFTIVTTDSASFVTLKEGRLEVVDRETGNTRTLNPGDIASVSALQAEISSLLQTPDALPAAEQQQALAIARVDYRFGQTEQGDTQLVAQVASSLGLQADLGLTAGLGGLGIDASADLASDLGADLVADLGNELGTDVGSMLGGDLGLDLGLDLVADIGSDIGAEIGAEIGGDLGLDLDLDLDDDLDLDLDDDLGGDLGDDLGEAVGGIGGSVNNLLN, via the coding sequence ATGAACCAATCCACCCCCCAGACCGCGCCGGTCCCGTTCCTTGTCTGCCTTTTGCTCACGCTGGTACTGGCCCTGGCCTCAGCCGGAGCGTCCGCCGAGCCCGTCACCGTAGACATTGCCCAGGGTACGGTCGAATACCGCCACGACAGTGAAGGCCCTTGGCAAGCCGTGACCGCCGGCGACAGCCTGCCGATTCCGGTGGAAATCCGCACCGGTCCAGACACCAGCGCCCAGGTCCGCCAGGCCGGCACCTTCTTCGAGGTCAGCGCCGACACCCACATCCGGCTCAGCAACGAGGACGAACAGGCCGACGGCCTGGTGTCCCGGGTCAAGCAATGGATTGGCACGGTGTTTTACGACGTCGAACGCCAGCCCGACACCTTCCAGGTAGAAACCCCGTTCCTGGTGTCCACCGTCAAGGGCACCCAGTTCACCATCGTGACTACCGACTCGGCCTCGTTCGTGACCCTGAAGGAGGGCCGGCTCGAGGTGGTGGACCGCGAAACCGGCAACACCCGGACCCTGAATCCCGGCGACATCGCCAGTGTGTCCGCACTGCAGGCCGAAATCAGTTCCCTGCTGCAGACCCCGGATGCCCTGCCTGCCGCCGAGCAGCAACAGGCCCTGGCCATCGCCCGCGTTGATTATCGGTTTGGCCAGACCGAACAGGGCGACACGCAGTTGGTGGCTCAGGTTGCCAGCAGCCTCGGTCTGCAGGCGGATCTGGGCCTGACCGCGGGCCTCGGCGGGTTGGGCATCGACGCCAGCGCGGATCTGGCCTCCGACCTGGGGGCGGATCTGGTGGCCGACCTGGGTAACGAACTGGGCACTGATGTGGGCTCCATGCTGGGCGGTGACCTGGGCCTCGATCTCGGCCTGGATCTGGTTGCCGATATCGGCTCCGACATCGGGGCCGAGATAGGCGCGGAGATCGGAGGCGACCTGGGCCTGGACTTGGATCTCGACCTGGATGACGACTTGGATCTCGACCTGGATGACGACTTGGGCGGCGATCTGGGTGATGACCTGGGCGAGGCCGTCGGCGGCATTGGCGGTTCCGTCAACAACCTGCTGAATTGA
- a CDS encoding TAXI family TRAP transporter solute-binding subunit, giving the protein MSRLTRGLLGLTLSTLPALAISADNVTLPNTLAMTAYGTGSAGYSQMVSIGNLLQNEYGTSVRILPGENDVSRMTPLKMGRVPLCACGIASYYGSEGVLMFADENWGPQPIRVITTSIASFGLGIAVAGDIDVESPEDLRGKRVSWIRGDDALNLGTEAYLAFGGLTWDDVEKVEFPGYGRAFEGIIADQTDTGFTVSVAPPPQQLAASPRGIVWPKLDPADKEGWARLQEVAPYFQPHTVTSAAGDYGKDKPWVGASYPYPILVANASADDELAQSLIRVFNEDYDKYKDAAPGNAGYHLDNQNMKWVIPFHDAVVDYYKEIGHWTEDMQAHQDMLVERQRILKDTWDGYVANDPPSDQDAFAKGWMSARAKALEAAGMNPVFR; this is encoded by the coding sequence ATGTCACGCCTGACCCGGGGCTTGCTCGGCCTCACCCTCAGCACCCTGCCCGCGCTGGCCATCAGCGCCGACAACGTCACGCTGCCCAACACCCTGGCGATGACCGCCTACGGCACCGGTTCCGCCGGCTACAGCCAGATGGTGTCGATCGGCAACCTGCTGCAGAACGAATACGGCACCTCGGTGCGCATCCTGCCCGGCGAGAACGACGTCTCGCGCATGACCCCGCTGAAAATGGGCCGCGTGCCGCTGTGTGCCTGCGGCATCGCCAGCTACTACGGCTCCGAAGGGGTCCTGATGTTCGCGGACGAAAACTGGGGACCCCAGCCGATCCGAGTCATCACCACCTCGATTGCCAGCTTCGGCCTGGGCATTGCCGTGGCCGGTGACATTGACGTCGAGTCCCCGGAGGATCTGCGGGGCAAACGGGTGTCCTGGATTCGCGGGGACGACGCCCTGAACCTCGGCACCGAAGCCTACCTGGCCTTTGGCGGCCTGACCTGGGACGACGTCGAGAAGGTCGAGTTCCCGGGCTACGGCCGCGCTTTTGAAGGCATCATCGCCGACCAGACCGACACCGGCTTCACCGTGAGTGTGGCACCGCCTCCGCAACAGCTGGCCGCCAGCCCCCGAGGCATCGTCTGGCCGAAACTGGACCCGGCCGACAAAGAAGGCTGGGCCCGCCTGCAGGAAGTGGCGCCCTACTTCCAGCCGCACACGGTGACCTCGGCCGCCGGCGATTACGGCAAGGACAAGCCCTGGGTGGGCGCCAGCTACCCGTACCCGATCCTGGTTGCGAACGCGTCGGCCGACGACGAACTGGCCCAGAGCCTGATCCGCGTGTTCAACGAGGACTACGACAAGTACAAGGACGCAGCCCCCGGTAACGCCGGCTACCACCTCGACAACCAGAACATGAAGTGGGTCATTCCGTTCCACGACGCGGTGGTGGACTACTACAAGGAAATCGGCCACTGGACCGAAGACATGCAGGCGCACCAGGACATGCTGGTGGAGCGCCAGCGCATCCTGAAAGACACCTGGGACGGCTATGTGGCGAACGATCCGCCCTCGGACCAGGACGCCTTTGCCAAAGGCTGGATGAGCGCCCGCGCCAAGGCGCTGGAAGCCGCCGGCATGAACCCGGTGTTCCGCTGA